A stretch of Corynebacterium timonense DNA encodes these proteins:
- a CDS encoding bifunctional riboflavin kinase/FAD synthetase, producing the protein MDILRGLDEVPEGFGRPDGTVVTIGVFDGVHRGHQLLISRAVEEARRHGVPSVVMTFEPHPVSIFAPEHAPAALVSLEERARLISSLGVDYLLVIDFRKELAGDSPRDYVTETLLGRLNARHVVVGENFTFGRDAAGSAETMAQLGREHHFDVTIVGLLDDGGSRICSTAIRSELAAGNIDVARDYMGRPFAVTATVERGAGRGGRELGYPTTNQYVEDVTALPADGVYAGWLTILGDEPIEGDMEPGLRYPAAISVGMNPTFGDNQRSVESFILDREADLYGRVARVEFVGKVRDMQKFDSVGELLENMARDVARTREILNLQP; encoded by the coding sequence TCGCCCGGACGGCACGGTGGTCACCATCGGTGTCTTTGACGGCGTGCACAGGGGCCACCAGCTGCTCATTTCCCGGGCGGTTGAGGAGGCGCGCCGCCACGGCGTGCCCAGCGTGGTTATGACCTTCGAGCCCCACCCCGTCTCCATCTTCGCCCCCGAGCACGCCCCGGCTGCCTTGGTCAGCCTGGAGGAGCGCGCGCGCCTTATCTCGTCCCTCGGTGTCGATTACCTCCTCGTCATCGACTTCCGCAAGGAGCTGGCCGGGGACAGCCCGCGGGACTACGTCACCGAGACGCTTCTCGGGCGGCTCAACGCACGCCACGTGGTGGTGGGGGAGAACTTCACGTTCGGGCGCGACGCCGCAGGTTCCGCGGAAACCATGGCACAGCTCGGCCGGGAGCATCATTTCGACGTCACCATCGTGGGCTTGCTTGACGACGGCGGCTCCCGCATCTGCTCCACCGCCATCCGCAGCGAGCTTGCGGCGGGCAACATCGACGTTGCCCGCGACTACATGGGCCGGCCCTTCGCCGTGACGGCCACCGTCGAGCGCGGCGCGGGGCGCGGCGGCCGCGAGCTGGGCTACCCCACGACGAACCAGTACGTCGAGGACGTCACCGCGCTGCCCGCCGACGGCGTCTACGCCGGCTGGCTGACCATCCTCGGAGACGAGCCGATCGAGGGCGACATGGAACCCGGCCTGCGCTACCCGGCGGCGATCTCCGTGGGCATGAACCCCACCTTCGGCGACAACCAGCGCAGCGTCGAGTCCTTCATTCTCGACCGGGAGGCCGACCTGTACGGCCGCGTCGCCCGCGTAGAGTTTGTGGGCAAGGTCCGCGACATGCAGAAGTTCGATTCCGTCGGAGAGCTCCTCGAGAATATGGCCCGCGACGTCGCCCGCACGCGCGAGATCTTGAACCTTCAACCCTGA